Proteins from a genomic interval of Schistocerca serialis cubense isolate TAMUIC-IGC-003099 chromosome 11, iqSchSeri2.2, whole genome shotgun sequence:
- the LOC126427080 gene encoding uncharacterized protein LOC126427080, translated as MEESLDASLPVDTAMASSRGLQQQQQQQQQQQLLSPAAADSTTPTRSVTPTAAASPRAAAVCRTACLSLSLTSLGTGRSFAAPCLLYPAAMWRPPCCHLFCMLMSAPDCGRIPLYSAVECSRVRAGCSRLFPWQRPRGLWPRLRSLCILNLLLDVLLLCRIIFHGNVLPQWKI; from the coding sequence GCTATGGCGAGCTCGAGAGgtcttcagcagcagcagcagcagcagcagcagcagcagctgctgtcaCCGGCGGCCGCGGACTCGACCACACCCACCCGCAGCGTGACTCCCACCGCGGCCGCTTCACCACGCGCCGCAGCGGTCTGCAGAACTGCCTGCCTCTCGCTGTCCCTCACATCTCTGGGGACCGGCAGGAGCTTTGCGGCACCCTGCCTGCTGTATCCCGCCGCTATGTGGAGGCCGCCCTGCTGCCACTTGTTCTGCATGTTGATGTCGGCCCCCGACTGCGGCAGAATTCCGCTGTACAGTGCGGTGGAGTGTAGCCGCGTTCGCGCCGGTTGTTCGCGTCTGTTCCCCTGGCAGAGACCTCGAGGACTTTGGCCGCGTCTCCGTTCTCTGTGCATTTTGAATCTGCTTCTCGATGTCTTGCTCCTTTGCCGTATTATTTTCCACGGAAATGTGTTGCCGCAGTGGAAAATCTGA